CCGCCGGGGCATCGAAGACAGGAATGAAGCAACCGTTTCGCCCTGTCCCCCGATCAAGGAAATCGCAGATGTCCCGCATGCTGTCCATCATCGCCGCCGTCACCCTGTCTGTCAGCGCCGCCGCCCTGCCGGCGGTGGCCGCCACGCCGGCGCCCGCCAACAACGTCGTGCTGGTGCACGGCGCCTGGGCCGACGGGTCCAGCTGGAATGAGGTGATCAAGATCCTCCAGGCCAAGGGCCTGCACGTCACCGCCGTGCAGAACCCCCTGACCTCGCTGGCGGATTCCGACGCCGCCACCCGCGCCGTGCTGGCGCAGCAGGACGGCCCCACCGTGCTGGTGGCCCATTCCTGGGGCGGCACGGTGATCAGCGATGTCGGCACCGACCCCAAGGTCACGTCCCTGGTCTACGTCGCCGCCCGCGCGCCGGACGCGGATGAGGATTTCGTCGCCCTGTCGGCCAAGTTCCCCACCATGCCGGTGCGGGGCGAGGTGCAGAACCATGACGGCATGACCGTCATTTCCGAGAAGGGTTTCCTGGACTATTTCGCCAACGGCGTGGCCCCCGC
The DNA window shown above is from Azospirillaceae bacterium and carries:
- a CDS encoding alpha/beta hydrolase — protein: MSRMLSIIAAVTLSVSAAALPAVAATPAPANNVVLVHGAWADGSSWNEVIKILQAKGLHVTAVQNPLTSLADSDAATRAVLAQQDGPTVLVAHSWGGTVISDVGTDPKVTSLVYVAARAPDADEDFVALSAKFPTMPVRGEVQNHDGMTVISEKGFLDYFANGVAPAQAKALYAEQEPTAASIFAGRTTAAAWHEKPVFYAVSKQDLTIAPDLERFLAKRMNATTIEVDGGHLTLVSHAQEIAGLILKAAGRS